A genomic region of Fusarium oxysporum Fo47 chromosome VI, complete sequence contains the following coding sequences:
- a CDS encoding major facilitator superfamily domain-containing protein: MEMVTQQEADSQGREKTPDVDVESAPPYVTISLQDEIEDSNSSSSELSKPIVKDNESDWGAWICVLGSLLFLITSTGFNASIGIVQSYFSLHQLKDNSVSEIGWIPGIYLFLSMAPSFLYGSLLDRYGPRVLSAVGGICSAATFALMAECKTYWQFMLCLGVFGSIGTGIKSTVAVGVVGKLFVRRRGLAIGTAVMGSSLGAIIFPLVLRSTFENLGWAWSMRIVAIVVSCLTIVGFVCFLPFKRLAFFITNKQDKVEKSGPAFYLSAWKNPSFASVSCGICLMEFVNCGIGSLLLAISTGAGFTAQDGYTLFAIMGGCSCISRLVMGLLSDRLGGINSMVGTLVLIVILMSAVLIPFSTTSAALLYVFSALWGLMAGSFYAQSPVIVGNTCEPKDYARYYGSTNFGVGLSLLIANPVSGIMLEKVGAKPLAFFYLGIVVLAGVSITVARGLLLSSFTTLRARI; this comes from the exons ATGGAAATGGTCACTCAACAGGAAGCCGACTCGCAAGGTCGGGAAAAGACCCCCGACGTCGACGTTGAGAGCGCTCCCCCGTATGTTACTATTTCTTTACAAGACGAGATTGAGGACTCCAATAGCTCCTCATCCGAGCTTTCTAAGCCAATCGTCAAAGACAACGAGTCAGACTGGGGTGCATGGATCTGTGTCTTGGGCTCACTACTCTTTCTAATAACCTCCACTG GTTTCAACGCTTCCATCGGCATAGTCCAGTCGTATTTCAGTCTTCATCAACTAAAAGACAATTCTGTCAGTGAAATCGGCTGGATTCCCGGTATTTATCTATTTCTCTCCATGGCCCCCAGTTTCCTCTACGGGTCTCTGCTCGATCGTTACGGGCCTCGAGTTTTAAGTGCAGTCGGTGGTATTTGCTCAGCCGCCACTTTTGCCTTGATGGCAGAGTGTAAGACGTACTGGCAGTTCATGTTATGCCTCGGGGTCTTTGGCAGTATTGGCACCGGCATTAAGAGCACTGTTGCTGTTGGAGTAGTGGGAAAGTTGTTTGTTCGACGAAGAGGTTTGGCTATTGGCACTGCCGTTATGGGATCTTCCCTTGGAGCTATCATATTTCCGCTTGTTCTTCGCTCAACGTTTGAGAATCTTGGTTGGGCTTGGTCCATGAGGATTGTGGCCATAGTGGTTAGCTGCTTGACAATTGTAGGATTCGTCTGTTTCCTACCCTTCAAACGGCTTGCTTTCTTCATTACCAACAAGCAGGATAAGGTTGAGAAGTCAGGGCCGGCATTTTATCTCTCGGCTTGGAAGAACCCCAGCTTCGCTTCTGTGTCCTGCGGGATCTGCTTGATGGAGTTTGTGAACTGTGGCATAGGCAGTCTGCTCCTAGCTATATCAACTGGTGCTGGATTCACTGCCCAAGATGGCTATACTCTTTTTGCAATCATGGGCGGTTGCTCATGCATTAGCCGCTTGGTCATGGGTCTTTTGAGCGATCGCCTCGGTGGAATCAACTCAATGGTCGGCACGCTAGTTCTGATCGTCATCTTGATGTCTGCCGTTCTCATCCCTTTCAGCACGACATCTGCCGCCCTGCTATACGTGTTCTCAGCACTTTGGGGTCTCATGGCAGGATCTTTCTACGCGCAGTCGCCAGTCATCGTGGGCAATACATGCGAACCAAAGGACTATGCAAGATATTATG GCTCTACCAACTTTGGTGTAGGATTATCGCTGCTTATCGCCAACCCGGTGAGCGGTATCATGTTGGAGAAAGTAGGCGCGAAGCCTCTGGCATTCTTCTATCTTGGCATTGTCGTTCTTGCGGGGGTGTCGATTACAGTAGCTCGTGGACTGCTTCTAAGCAGCTTTACCACTTTAAGGGCAAGGATTTAG
- a CDS encoding Fusaric acid resistance protein-like-domain-containing protein, which produces MPPLSETIRNGISDSLARTQLWLNTPNGRGVLKCTVAYTIASLATFVPFLANFLGKPEGKHVVATITVYFHPARSVGSMIEAILIAVVAVAYAETVSLLSMVTSVFFGSTMHLVTLSHVLVVVVFIGGGFGFMGWVKQRMLNPLVNVGSTLAALAIIGVVTKESHVMSNVFSNEKVLQVFKMLVMGITTTTAVNLLLWRTSARTSLRETMNRVSIPLGDMLYMITNSFLSGSEEGLVSDGFTAASTHYAKSYAQMMKDMREAKFEHYFLGHEEIYEHERTVARSMETLAQALGGLRNATNTQLEQLKHPKQLSPKASGTASPNTARQLFEQFNESITMSMTGVRQNLCRILHEPQFGQPPSYEINVDEDLRRNLMDSLSTFDTARSDALQGLYDRIEQMASSHESTRANLEEVAAACGHFTFSLQSFGEDVLQYLDVLDDLEYVIIRKSRSWRWLLWWKTGAEEDRNKAIRLFESAEADTLMRTRQRSVNVADGSAAVPAPVDLRTWYNAPDLNKILGWFWRNLSALFKKMARDDIQFGLKVGIGAALWAMLAFLEETRELYTEWRGEWGLLSFIIVCSFTVGAANTVSLARFIGTLFGALFSVINWKISHGYALALIPLGWLTSFINFYLVIQHGKASLGRISLLAYNVSTLYAYRVKRKADGNDATEDGQFSQPDIMEIAKRRAIAVTAGIIWGLVVCRVIWPISARRKFKESLSVLHLQMGLIWKRGPLTVLFRSEGSQSYLKSGEQAALQRYAANLDSLRVSAASEFELRGPFPMEVYGRVLKSTMRILDGFYNMSLVACRKGHLTEGEKALLEYTARERAILCDHICQAFQVVASSTMLEYPFADATPSIVSARENLLSRIFEFRKEHPRRLINEGGESSDSSHLLVEEKDYALLYAYALVTGQVADELRMVGKEIGSLFGVLDEDTRLLQ; this is translated from the exons ATGCCACCTCTAAGCGAGACCATCCGAAATGGCATCTCCGACTCGTTGGCGCGTACCCAGCTGTGGCTCAACACGCCTAATGGCCGTGGCGTGCTAAAGTGCACCGTTGCCTACACCATCGCCAGCCTTGCGACTTTTGTACCTTTCTTGGCGAATTTTCTGGGCAAGCCGGAGGGCAAACATGTCGTTGCTACTATTACGGTGTATTTCCACCCTGCGAGGTCGGTGGGGTCGATGATTGAGGCTATTCTTATTGCCGTCGTGGCGGTTGCTTACGCGGAGACGGTTTCGCTGCTTTCTATGGTGACTTCTGTGTTTTTCGGATCGACGATGCATTTGGTAACGCTATCGCATGTCTTGGTTGTTGTGGTGTTTATCGGTGGTGGGTTTGGCTTCATGGGTTGGGTGAAACAAAGGATGCTGAATCCGCTCGTCAACGTCGGCAGTACCCTCGCAGCTCTTGCGATAATCGGTGTCGTGACCAAAGAGAGCCACGTAATGTCGAACGTGTTCTCAAATGAGAAGGTACTTCAGGTATTCAAGATGCTGGTTATGGGCATCACGACGACAACGGCGGTGAACTTGCTTCTTTGGCGAACGAGCGCTCGCACATCACTTCGCGAGACGATGAATCGAGTTTCGATACCGCTAGGAGATATGCTGTACATGATAACGAACAGTTTTCTCAGCGGATCTGAAGAGGGACTTGTGTCGGATGGATTTACGGCGGCATCGACACATTATGCGAAGTCCTATGctcagatgatgaaggatatGAGAGAAGCCAAATTTGAGCACTACTTCCTTGGGCATGAAGAGATTTACGAGCATGAGAGGACTGTTGCCAGATCTATGGAGACCTTGGCACAGGCTTTGGGTGGTTTGAGAAACGCGACGAATACTCAGCTTGAACAGCTCAAGCACCCAAAGCAACTCAGTCCAAAAGCATCAGGAACGGCTTCGCCAAATACCGCACGTCAGCTGTTTGAGCAGTTCAACGAGTCGATCACCATGTCTATGACAGGTGTCCGACAGAACCTCTGCAGAATTCTTCATGAGCCTCAGTTCGGTCAACCTCCCAGCTACGAAATCAACGTCGACGAAGATCTACGGCGCAACTTGATGGACTCGTTGAGTACCTTCGACACAGCCAGATCAGATGCCTTGCAGGGACTCTACGATCGAATTGAACAGATGGCTTCATCCCACGAATCAACGCGCGCTaatcttgaagaagtcgCCGCTGCTTGCGGTCACTTCACCTTCAGTCTTCAATCTTTCGGCGAAGATGTTCTTCAGTACCTCGACGTTCTGGATGATCTCGAGTATGTGATTATACGCAAGAGTCGAAGTTGGAGATGGCTGCTCTGGTGGAAGACTGGTGCTGAAGAAGATCGGAATAAAGCTATCAGATTATTCGAATCTGCAGAGGCTGATACGCTGATGCGAACGAGGCAGAGGTCTGTTAATGTAGCCGATGGCTCAGCTGCTGTTCCTGCGCCAGTGGATTTAAGGACTTGGTATAATGCGCCTGATTTAAACAAGATATTAGGTTGGTTCTGGAGAAATCTGTCTGCGCTTTTTAAGAAGATGGCGCGAGACGATA TTCAATTCGGCCTCAAAGTCGGTATAGGAGCCGCTCTATGGGCCATGCTAGCCTTTCTCGAAGAAACAAGAGAACTTTACACCGAGTGGCGCGGTGAATGGGGTCTTCTGTCCTTCATAATCGTGTGCAGTTTCACAGTTGGAGCTGCAAACACAGTTAGTCTGGCTCGTTTCATCGGTACGCTATTTGGAGCTTTGTTCTCCGTGATCAACTGGAAGATAAGCCATGGTTACGCCTTGGCACTGATCCCTCTTGGCTGGTTGACGAGTTTCATCAACTTCTACCTTGTTATTCAGCATGGCAAGGCTTCTCTTGGACGCATCAGTCTTCTTGCTTATAATGTTTCTACACTGTACGCGTACAGAGTAAAGAGAAAAGCAGATGGGAACGATGCAACGGAAGATGGACAATTCAGTCAACCTGATATCATGGAGATTGCCAAACGCCGAGCCATCGCCGTCACGGCAGGTATTATCTGGGGTCTGGTGGTTTGCCGAGTCATATGGCCTATCTCAGCCCGCCGGAAGTTCAAAGAGAGTCTCTCAGTTCTTCATCTGCAGATGGGTCTTATCTGGAAGCGAGGTCCTCTCACAGTGCTGTTCCGCAGCGAAGGTTCCCAGAGCTATCTCAAGTCTGGTGAACAAGCTGCTCTGCAGAGATATGCTGCGAACCTAGATAGCTTGAGAGTATCAGCTGCGTCAGAGTTTGAGTTGCGAGGCCCTTTCCCAATGGAAGTCTACGGCCGTGTTCTGAAAAGTACCATGCGTatcctcgatggcttctACAACATGAGTCTCGTTGCATGTCGAAAGGGTCACCTCACAGAAGGTGAGAAGGCATTACTTGAGTATACGGCTCGTGAGCGCGCTATTCTTTGCGATCATATCTGCCAAGCCTTCCAGGTAGTTGCCAGTTCCACAATGCTAGAGTATCCTTTCGCCGATGCTACCCCTAGCATCGTGTCGGCACGCGAGAATCTGCTGAGCAGGATCTTTGAGTTCAGAAAGGAACACCCGAGGAGATTAATTAACGAGGGTGGTGAGAGTAGTGATTCAAGTCATTTGCTTGTGGAGGAGAAAGATTATGCGTTGTTATATGCGTATGCGCTTGTCACGGGGCAGGTTGCTGATGAGTTGAGGATGGTTGGAAAGGAGATAGGAAGtttgtttggtgttttggaCGAGGATACCCGGCTCTTGCAGTAA